One Heyndrickxia oleronia genomic window, AAGTCCAGTTTTTGCCATGGTTTGGGAAGGTGAAAACGTTATTGCTACTGCACGTCAAATGATGGGATCTACTAATCCAAAAGATGCTGCACCTGGCACAATCCGTGGTGATTTTGGAGTAACAGTTGGTAAAAATATTATTCATGGTTCTGATTCACCTGAAAGTGCAGTAAGAGAGATTGGCCTTTTCTTCAAAGAAGAAGAATTAGTAGAGTACTCAAAATTAATTAATAACTGGATTTATTAATTTTTTTTAGGATTGGTGATTTCACCAATCTTTTTTTATTTTCATGGTGCTTTTTATTGGTAAAGTCCGTTATACTTAAATTGTAATATGACTATTTCATAGGAGAATGGAAATGACAACGGATTACATAGAATTTATTAACCAAGTAAAGAGAAAGACAAAAATAGATTTATCACTATATAAAGAGGCGCAAATGAAAAGAAGATTAACCTCCTTGTATGAAAAAAAAGGTTTTACATCTTTTCAAGAATTCTTTCAGGCAATGAATAATGACCAAGAATTATTAAATGAATTTTTAGATAGAATGACAATTAATGTTTCCGAGTTCTATCGTAATAAGCAAAGATGGGATGTTTTGGAGAATAAAATATTCCCTACTCTCTTAAAAGAAGGAAAGCCATTAAAAATTTGGTCAGCTGCTTCATCTACAGGTGAGGAACCATATACAATTGCAATGGTGTTATCAAAGCATGTTCCTTTATCAAGTATTTCTATTTTAGCAACTGATATTGATGTAAACGCGATACAAAGAGCAAAGTTAGGTATATATCCTGAAAGATCTCTTAATGAAGTACCTGAAGATATAAAAAAGAAATATTTCGAAAAACAGGGTTCCTACTATCATGTGGCTGACGAGATAAAGAAAACTGTTAAATTTAAACAACATAATTTACTTGCAGATTCATATGAATCAGGTTTTGATTTAATTGTTTGTAGAAATGTAATGATTTATTTTACTGAAGAAGCGAAAGATTCTCTTTATCAAAAATTTAATGCAGCTCTTAGACCAGGAGGAATGTTATTTGTAGGAAGTACCGAACAAATTTTTAATCCTCAATCCTATCATTTTGCTATTGAAGATACGTTCTTTTATAAAAAAGTTTAATTGAGGGTGACCCATTTCTTAGGCGTCACTTTTTTTAATAGGATTAGTTTAATTACTATTAAAGGGTTTTTGACTATCGTAAAAATTCAAAATTTTATTTATCTCTATTGGAAGTTATGTTATAGTGATACATAAATCCTTTAAAGTACTGAAGGAGGAAGAGGAAATGAGATACTTAACATCTGGTGAATCCCATGGCCCACAACTTACGACGATTATTGAAGGGTTACCAGCGGGAATGCCATTAACAGCTGAGGATATTAATACTGAATTAGCACGACGACAAAAAGGTTATGGTCGTGGAAGGCGAATGCAAATCGAAACCGATCGCGCTAACATTTTAGGTGGAGTTCGCCATGGTTTAACACTTGGATCACCATTAGCATTGGTTGTAGAAAATAAGGATTGGAAACATTGGACCAAAATAATGGGGATAGAACCACTAGAGGAAGGTCAAGATGAGGAAATCAAAAGAAAAGTGACTCGCCCAAGACCAGGACATGCTGATTTAGTTGGCGGTATAAAGTATGGTCATCATGATATGCGTAATGTATTAGAACGTTCCTCTGCACGAGAAACGACTGTGAGAGTAGCTGCAGGTGCAGTTGCAAAAAAGCTATTAGCATTATTAGGTATAAAAGTTGCAGGACATGTGCTTGAAATTGGTGGAGTTCGTGCAAATGCATTGGAATACTCAACCATAGATGAATTAAAAGAGAGAAGTGAAAAATCTCCTGTTCGTTGTATTGATAAGGAAGCAGAAAAGAATATGATGGAAGCAATTGATAAAGCTAAAAAGAATGGAGATTCCATTGGGGGAATTGTCGAAGTAATAGTGGAAGGAATGCCATCAGGTGTAGGGAGTTATGTGCATTATGATCGGAAGTTAGATGCTAAGATTGCTGCAGCCATTATGAGTATTAATGCATTTAAAGGTGTTGAGTTTGGTCTGGGATTTGAAATGGCTCATATACCAGGTAGTCAGGTTCATGATGAGATCCTTTGGAGTGAGGAAAGAGGCTATGAACGACGAACCAACCGTTTAGGTGGTTTTGAGGGAGGAATGACCACCGGTATGCCAATTGTTGTTCGTGGTGTAATGAAGCCTATACCTACATTATATAAACCTCTACAAAGTGTTGATATTGAAACAAAGGAACCATTTACAGCAAGTATTGAACGTTCAGATAGCTGTGCTGTTCCTGCTGCTAGTGTTGTTGCTGAAGCAGTGGTTGCTTGGGAAGTAGCTTCTGCAATAGTTGAACAGTATTATAGTGATCGTTTTGAAACATTAAAGGAAATCGTAGAAAAAGAAAAAAGATATAGTAGGTTTTTTTAGTATGGAAAAAGTAGCGATTTTTACTGATTCAAAAAGTTATGAAGTGTTTATAGGGGAAGATATTTTAGATTCATTACATATGAGACTGAATAAATATTCAAAGGTACTATTGGTGACAGATGAAACGGTCAATCGTCTTCATTTAAATACTATCATTAATAGTATCCCAGAAAGAATAGATTATGAAGTCTATACGACTCCAAGTGGAGAAAAAGCGAAGACGTTTAAGGTTTATGAAGACTGTATTTCCTTTGCGTTAAAAGTGGGTATTGATCGAAAATCAGTGATTCTTGCATTTGGTGGAGGTGCTATTGGTGATTTAGCCGGCTTTGTCGCAGCGACATATATGCGTGGAATTGCATTTATACAGATCCCAACCACAATATTAGCTCATGATAGTGCAGTAGGTGGAAAGGTAGGAATCAATCATCCGCTTGGTAAAAATATGGTTGGCGCTTTTTATCAACCAGATATTGTTATTTATAATACAAACTATCTCAACACCTTGCCTGTTAGGCAAATTAAAAGCGGATTTGCAGAAGTGGTTAAGCATGCCCTGATTGCGGATGTTAATTTCTTAAATGAACTCATGAATCATGTACAGTCAATTGAAGAAGTAATTAGTGACAAGCTTCCTACCTATTTAAAAAGAGGAATTGAAGTGAAAGCAAAAATTGTAGGTCTTGATGAAAGGGAAAGTGGTGTACGAGCCTATTTGAATTTTGGGCATACACTTGGTCATGCATTAGAAGCACATGCGGGATTTGGTAATCTTACTCATGGTGAAGGAGTTATGTGTGGCATGGTTTACGCTCTTTTATTAAGCAAAAAGCTTGTTGGATTAGACTTTGATTTAGATTCATTTATAAATTGGATTGAAAGATTAGGGTATCAGTGGAAAATTCCTTCATCCACACAATTTGATACAATATACGAATTAATGAAAAGAGACAAAAAGTCTGTTGCAAATAAACCTGTCTTTGTTTTACTTAAAAGCATCGGAGAACCCGTATTAACAGCTGTAGATGTGCCTGTATTAAGGGAAACATTTTATATGATGAGTTAATAGGAGGGGGAAAAATGATACGCGGAGTTAGGGGAGCGACAACAGTTACACAAAATGATGAAAATGAGATTGTGAACTCGACAGAGGAATTAATAATGGAATTGATAGAGCAAAATGCCATAGAAGCAGCTAATGTTGCTTCTGTTTTCATATCAGTAACAGCAGATATCAATGCCGAGTTTCCTGCCAAAGCATTGAGAAGGTTTTCTTCATGGAAATATGTACCTGTGATGTGTATGAAGGAAATTAACGTGAAGGGAAGTCTCCCTCTTTGTATCCGTGTGATGATTCATGTAAATACAGATAAAGCTCAACAAGATATTATACACATTTATTTAAAAGATGCAGTAACTCTGAGACCAGATTTGATAAAGGAGTGAATATTCATGAAATGGAATAGTAAAATTTTAAATCTAAAGGCATACCAACCAGGTAAATCAATAGAAGAGGTGAAAGCAGCCTTTCATTTAGATGAAATTCATAAATTAGCATCAAATGAAAATCCGTATGGCTACTCACCAAAAGTAAAGGACTTATTAGATAAAGAGGGTAGCTCAACATTTTCTTATTATCCGGATGGATATTCAACCCAATTACGAAAAGAAGCGGCTGAATTTTTAGGGGTAAAGCCAACCCAGTTAATTTTCTCAAATGGAACAGATGAACTGCTACATATTATTTCTAATGCTCTACTAGAGCCAGGAAAAAATACAGTGATGGCCAATCCTACCTTTTCACAATATAAGCATAATGCAATATTAGAAGGTGCTGAGATAAGAGAGGTACCGTTAATAAACGGAGAACATGATTTAGATGGAATGCTTACTCAAATTAATCAGGATACAGCAATTGTCTGGGTTTGTAGTCCTAATAACCCTACAGGTGTATATATTAACGATGAAAAATTACAGAGTTTTTTAAAGAAAGTACCTAAAGATGTACTAGTGGTATTAGACGAAGCTTATTATGAATATGTTTGCGCTGATGATTATTATGATGCACGTGTATTAATCCAGCAATATCCAAATTTAATTGTTACAAGAACATTTTCTAAAATTTATGGTCTTGCAAGTTTTAGAATAGGCTATGGGATTGCATCTGAAGAAATTATTCAAGCACTTGAACCTGTCCGACAACCATTCAATACAAATGTTTTAGCCCAAAAAGTAGCATCAGTAGCTCTGAGTGATCAAAGCTTTGTTCAAAATTGTAGGAAATTAAATCACGAGGAATTAGAACGTTTCTATCAATTTTGTGAGAAAGAAAATCTAAATTATTATCCTTCACAAGGAAATTTTATTTTAATTGATTTTGCACATGATGGTGATGAGGTATTCTCATTTTTACTCTCAAAGGGATATATTGTTCGTTCAGGGAAAGCATTAGGTTTCCCTACATCGGTTCGGGTAACAATTGGTACAAAAGAACAAAATGATGGTGTTATGGATGCAATGCTTGAATTTCTGAAGCAAGCATCGATGATAAATTAGAATTTATACACATCAGGGGGAGAAGAGTTGCAACAGAAAATATTCGTTATCGGATTAGGTCTAATTGGAGGTTCGGTTGCTTTAGCAATTAAAAATGAGCACCCAAATACTACAATTATTGGCTATGATAGGGATGAAGAGATAGCTAATCAGGCGAAAATTTTAAAAGTAATCGATGATATGGCAGAGAGCATCAAACAAGGTGCCGTTGATGCCGATTTCATTATTTTGTCTATTCCAATCTTTGAAACGGAAAAAGTAATGGAAGAATTAGCATTATTGCCATTAAAACAAAGCGTTATTATCACCGATACAGGAAGTACAAAAAAATCAATTATGAAAAAGGCTGCATTATTTATTGAGAACGGTATTACTTTTATTGGGGGTCACCCGATGGCAGGATCACATAAAAGTGGAGTGGTAGCTGCCAAACGTTTGTTATTTGAAAATGCCTTTTACATGCTAACTCCACCCGAACATACAAACATGACGGAACAAGTGAACCAATTAAAACATTTATTAGCTGGTACAAAATCTAAGTTTATTGAATTAACCGCAGATGAGCACGATGAAATGACAGGTATTCTTAGTCATTTTCCTCATATTATTGCAGCGTCATTAGTAGGGCATGCAAAAAAATATCAAGAGATCTATCCATTATTGCAAAGATTAGCAGCTGGTGGATTTCGAGATATTACACGGATTGCCTCCTCTAACCCACATATGTGGACTGATATATCTTTGCGTAACAAGGATGTATTATTACAGCTTATGTGTGAATGGAAACAAGAAATGCAGAAAATCGAACAAATGCTAATAGATGATGAATATAATAAAATCTATCAATTTTTTGCAAATGCAAAATCTTATCGAGATGGCTTACCCATACATACAAAAGGTGTCATCCATTCTTTTTATGATTTATATGTCGATGTACCTGATTATCCAGGGGTTATTTCTGAAATAACTGGGTACTTAGCTGAAGAACGAATTAGTATTACAAATATCCGAATTTTGGAAACGAGAGAAGACATTTATGGAGTATTGCGAATTAGTTTTCAAACAATCCAAGATCGGGAACAAGCGATGGTTTGTTTAAAAAATAGGACCAATTATGAACTATTCATACAATAAAAAAATGGAAGGAGTGTTGCCGATATGATCCATCTACAATCAAAAAAATCGGGATTGAATGGAACAATTGATGTTCCCGGTGATAAATCGATATCTCATCGAGCCATTATGTTTGGAGCGATTGCAGAAGGGATAACGACTGTAAAAAACTTCTTATACGGAGCTGACTGTAAAAGCACGATTGAGTGCTTTCGAAAGCTTGGGATCAAGATAGAGGAGCAGGATGGCGAAATAAAAATACATGGAAATGGTTTTGATGGCTTAAAGGAGCCAGTTGAAATTTTAGACGTTGGTAATTCTGGTACAACGACACGGCTTATTATTGGATTACTTGCTGGTAGGCCCTTTCATTCAGTCATCATTGGAGATGATTCCATTGCGAAAAGACCGATGAATCGCGTAACAGACCCATTAAAACAAATGGGAGCGACAATACATGGCAGGAGAGGGGCGAATTATACCCCATTATCTATTGTAGGTAGTACATTGCATCCTATACAGTATAGGTTACCTGTCGCAAGTGCACAGGTTAAATCCTGTCTTCTTTTAGCTGCCTTGCAAACAGAGGGGGAAACGACAATTATAGAGCCAGCTTCTACGAGAGATCATACGGAAAGAATGATTAAACAATTTGGTGGAAATCTAACCATTAATGAAAATACAATAAAGATTTCTGGAAAACAAAAATTAGTAGCATCAGATATTCAAGTTCCAGGGGATATTTCCTCTGCAGCCTTCTTTATGGTTGCTGCAGCGATAGTGAATGAGAGTAAAGTAATTCTTGAAAACGTTGGTTTAAACCCGACTCGTACAGGAATTATTGAAGTCTTACAAAAAATGGGTGCATCCATTGATGTAAAAGAAAATACTTTGAGCAATTTCGAACCATCAGGTACAGTGACTGTAAAAACGAGTAATTTACAAGGAATCGAAATCGGAGGTGAGTTGATTCCACGTCTGATCGATGAATTGCCAATCATTGCACTTTTAGCTACCCAAGCAAGTGGGAAAACTGTCATTAAAAATGCAGAAGAATTGAAAGTAAAGGAAACGAATCGAATTGATGCGGTTGTAAAGGAATTGTCTATTCTTGGAGCAAAGATTGAAGCTACAGAGGACGGTATGATTATTTATGGGAAAACACCTCTAAAAGGTGGTAAAGTAAAAAGCTATGGAGATCATCGAATAGGGATGATGCTAAGTATTGCTGCCTTAATTTGCGAAGAAGATGTATATATCGAAGGAGCAGAAGCAGTCAGTGTTTCCTACCCGAATTTCTTTGAACATTTACATTATTTAACAAAAAAATAAGAAAAAATCTACAGTTCATCCTGTCATTTTCTCCTCCATCAAAACATAGCTTGTCTATATAGTTATTAGATGGAGGGGAAAGTATGTATATCATAGATAATGCAGATATATACTCTGAAGAAGCAAAAGACATAAAGCAGCAATCATTTATTATTAAAAACAATAGCTTCCATTCAATTAAAGCAACTAAGATGAAATCATCATTGATGAAAATGAATGTAGCGTCATTTATCATGACACCTACACATGTGATGCTAGACGAAAAACTCCCCAACACCTCGTTTCCATTACTAAAACAGTACTTCATTAAAAATTTTCTTCAAGAAGGTTGTCATACGATTATAACGTCATTCGCCATTCAATATGAATTCCAATTTGATGAAGAACTACATAAAAAAAGAATAACATTACTCAATAGTCCTGTTGATTATTGTATTGCCATAAGACTACCATTAGAAAAACTATCAACTAGTTTGATTCGAAAGTGTAAAAAGGAAAAAATCGCCATCATTTTATTAGAAATTCAAGATGAATCTACTATAAACGATATTCCATGGGGATGGATAAGAGAAGCAATGTTTCCTTATAATCCTATACTAGTACCAACTTTATTAACTAAAGAAGAGTCAAGAAGAAAATTGATCTTAAAACAATGGAATGATGTATTAGGAAAAGAGAAAATTCCGAAACTTTCTAAAGAATTGTTGCAAAAAACCCCAATTTCAATAAAAGACTTAAAGAAATTTGGTTTATACCCTAAGAGAGGAGATTTACATGTTGGGGGAGAAATCAATTATAATCTTTATTTTAAAAACGGGATAGTTGCTGAACAGAGTAAGATTCTTTATGATAATAGTAGATTAGCGATTATGGTACACAAAGGGCGAGTAATTACTACGGCGAATCATGTGACATTTCGTCCAGGTTTCGGGGAAGAAATAATAATAAGAAGAACTTCCCTCTTTGTGTAAGAAAGGGAAAGAAAATGAACATACACGAAAATATAGAGAAAATGATTCAGTTACTAGAAAATGGAGATATGGATAAAGCAAAGGATCTTTTTCTTAAAATAAAAAATTCAAATAATGATGAAGAAAAATATTTATTAGCTGAGGAATTATTGCAATTAGGGTTTTTAAATGAAGCAAAGGAACTTTATGAACTATTACTTGTCTCATACCCAAATGAAGGTGAATTAAAAGTTTCATTAGCAGAAATACTCATTGAGATGGATAAGGAATCTGATGCAATTAGTTATTTAGATTCAATCCAAGAGGATGATCCTGATTATCCGCGAGCTTTACTAATTTTAGCGGATTTATACCAAATGCAAGGATTAGTGGAAGTAAGTGAGAATAAACTACGTCAGGCAAAGCAGTTACTTCCAGACGAATCCATTATTGATTTCGCATTAGGGGAACTCTATGCATCGGAGGGTAAAAATAATGAAGCGATAAAGTTCTATGAAGAGCTTCTTAATCAAGGAAAAACTTTAATTGCAGGTGTAGATATAAATGGACGTTTAGCTGAAGTACTGAGTTCAGCCGGAAAATTCGAAGAGGCGTTACCTTTCTTTGAACGAGCCGTTGAAGAAAATAATGAAATAAATACATTATTTGGTTATGCATTGACCGCCTATCAAGCAGGATTTTTCAAAAAGGCTATCGAATTATTTATACAATTGAGAGAAATGGATCCTGAATATCATTCACTTTATTTGTATTTAGGAAAATGTTATGAAAGTGAAGAGGATCTAGAAAATGCGATGCAAGCTGTAAAATCTGGCATAGCAGTAGATGAATTTAATAAAGAATTATACCAATTTGGTGGAAAGCTTGCGTTAAAGTTAGGAGATGAGTCGCTTGCTGAAGAATATTTTCGACAAGCACTTGTTTTAGATTCAGGTTATATTGATGCTGCTTTAACACTAAATAAGCTTCTTCTACATCAACAGCGTTATGAAGATGTCTTAGAAATTACATTGCAAATGGAAAAAGAAGGTGACATCGATCCACAATTACATTGGGATGCTGCAATCTCTTTCCAAGCTTTAGAACAATATCAGGATGCATTAAAACATTATCAGCAAGCATATAATGACTTAAAGAATCATTCAGAATTTTTAGCGGAATATGGTTACTTCTTAATGGAAGAAGGAAAAAGATCAGAAGCAATTGAAATTTTTCAAACACTTTTACACGATGATCCGTTAAATGAGGAATGGATCTCACTCTTGGAACGACTAGAAGATCATTAATCGCATATATTCATTATGCAGAGGAGGGATTACATTGGCTGCCACCCCTGTATCTGTCAACGAGAAAAAAGATTTTATACGCTGGTTTTTGAATCATTATCAATTAAAGAGAAGGGAATCAGTCTGGATCTTAAATTATTTAATGAGTCATGACCAATTAATGGAAAAGGTTCATTTTGTCG contains:
- a CDS encoding CheR family methyltransferase — translated: MTTDYIEFINQVKRKTKIDLSLYKEAQMKRRLTSLYEKKGFTSFQEFFQAMNNDQELLNEFLDRMTINVSEFYRNKQRWDVLENKIFPTLLKEGKPLKIWSAASSTGEEPYTIAMVLSKHVPLSSISILATDIDVNAIQRAKLGIYPERSLNEVPEDIKKKYFEKQGSYYHVADEIKKTVKFKQHNLLADSYESGFDLIVCRNVMIYFTEEAKDSLYQKFNAALRPGGMLFVGSTEQIFNPQSYHFAIEDTFFYKKV
- the hisC gene encoding histidinol-phosphate transaminase, with amino-acid sequence MKWNSKILNLKAYQPGKSIEEVKAAFHLDEIHKLASNENPYGYSPKVKDLLDKEGSSTFSYYPDGYSTQLRKEAAEFLGVKPTQLIFSNGTDELLHIISNALLEPGKNTVMANPTFSQYKHNAILEGAEIREVPLINGEHDLDGMLTQINQDTAIVWVCSPNNPTGVYINDEKLQSFLKKVPKDVLVVLDEAYYEYVCADDYYDARVLIQQYPNLIVTRTFSKIYGLASFRIGYGIASEEIIQALEPVRQPFNTNVLAQKVASVALSDQSFVQNCRKLNHEELERFYQFCEKENLNYYPSQGNFILIDFAHDGDEVFSFLLSKGYIVRSGKALGFPTSVRVTIGTKEQNDGVMDAMLEFLKQASMIN
- a CDS encoding prephenate dehydrogenase is translated as MQQKIFVIGLGLIGGSVALAIKNEHPNTTIIGYDRDEEIANQAKILKVIDDMAESIKQGAVDADFIILSIPIFETEKVMEELALLPLKQSVIITDTGSTKKSIMKKAALFIENGITFIGGHPMAGSHKSGVVAAKRLLFENAFYMLTPPEHTNMTEQVNQLKHLLAGTKSKFIELTADEHDEMTGILSHFPHIIAASLVGHAKKYQEIYPLLQRLAAGGFRDITRIASSNPHMWTDISLRNKDVLLQLMCEWKQEMQKIEQMLIDDEYNKIYQFFANAKSYRDGLPIHTKGVIHSFYDLYVDVPDYPGVISEITGYLAEERISITNIRILETREDIYGVLRISFQTIQDREQAMVCLKNRTNYELFIQ
- a CDS encoding tetratricopeptide repeat protein codes for the protein MNIHENIEKMIQLLENGDMDKAKDLFLKIKNSNNDEEKYLLAEELLQLGFLNEAKELYELLLVSYPNEGELKVSLAEILIEMDKESDAISYLDSIQEDDPDYPRALLILADLYQMQGLVEVSENKLRQAKQLLPDESIIDFALGELYASEGKNNEAIKFYEELLNQGKTLIAGVDINGRLAEVLSSAGKFEEALPFFERAVEENNEINTLFGYALTAYQAGFFKKAIELFIQLREMDPEYHSLYLYLGKCYESEEDLENAMQAVKSGIAVDEFNKELYQFGGKLALKLGDESLAEEYFRQALVLDSGYIDAALTLNKLLLHQQRYEDVLEITLQMEKEGDIDPQLHWDAAISFQALEQYQDALKHYQQAYNDLKNHSEFLAEYGYFLMEEGKRSEAIEIFQTLLHDDPLNEEWISLLERLEDH
- the aroC gene encoding chorismate synthase; the protein is MRYLTSGESHGPQLTTIIEGLPAGMPLTAEDINTELARRQKGYGRGRRMQIETDRANILGGVRHGLTLGSPLALVVENKDWKHWTKIMGIEPLEEGQDEEIKRKVTRPRPGHADLVGGIKYGHHDMRNVLERSSARETTVRVAAGAVAKKLLALLGIKVAGHVLEIGGVRANALEYSTIDELKERSEKSPVRCIDKEAEKNMMEAIDKAKKNGDSIGGIVEVIVEGMPSGVGSYVHYDRKLDAKIAAAIMSINAFKGVEFGLGFEMAHIPGSQVHDEILWSEERGYERRTNRLGGFEGGMTTGMPIVVRGVMKPIPTLYKPLQSVDIETKEPFTASIERSDSCAVPAASVVAEAVVAWEVASAIVEQYYSDRFETLKEIVEKEKRYSRFF
- the aroA gene encoding 3-phosphoshikimate 1-carboxyvinyltransferase, which codes for MHLQSKKSGLNGTIDVPGDKSISHRAIMFGAIAEGITTVKNFLYGADCKSTIECFRKLGIKIEEQDGEIKIHGNGFDGLKEPVEILDVGNSGTTTRLIIGLLAGRPFHSVIIGDDSIAKRPMNRVTDPLKQMGATIHGRRGANYTPLSIVGSTLHPIQYRLPVASAQVKSCLLLAALQTEGETTIIEPASTRDHTERMIKQFGGNLTINENTIKISGKQKLVASDIQVPGDISSAAFFMVAAAIVNESKVILENVGLNPTRTGIIEVLQKMGASIDVKENTLSNFEPSGTVTVKTSNLQGIEIGGELIPRLIDELPIIALLATQASGKTVIKNAEELKVKETNRIDAVVKELSILGAKIEATEDGMIIYGKTPLKGGKVKSYGDHRIGMMLSIAALICEEDVYIEGAEAVSVSYPNFFEHLHYLTKK
- the aroH gene encoding chorismate mutase, with product MIRGVRGATTVTQNDENEIVNSTEELIMELIEQNAIEAANVASVFISVTADINAEFPAKALRRFSSWKYVPVMCMKEINVKGSLPLCIRVMIHVNTDKAQQDIIHIYLKDAVTLRPDLIKE
- the ndk gene encoding nucleoside-diphosphate kinase is translated as MEKTFLMVKPDGVQRELIGEIVSRFEKKGFHLVGAKLMSVSKELAEQHYGEHKERPFFGELVDFITSSPVFAMVWEGENVIATARQMMGSTNPKDAAPGTIRGDFGVTVGKNIIHGSDSPESAVREIGLFFKEEELVEYSKLINNWIY
- the aroB gene encoding 3-dehydroquinate synthase, producing MEKVAIFTDSKSYEVFIGEDILDSLHMRLNKYSKVLLVTDETVNRLHLNTIINSIPERIDYEVYTTPSGEKAKTFKVYEDCISFALKVGIDRKSVILAFGGGAIGDLAGFVAATYMRGIAFIQIPTTILAHDSAVGGKVGINHPLGKNMVGAFYQPDIVIYNTNYLNTLPVRQIKSGFAEVVKHALIADVNFLNELMNHVQSIEEVISDKLPTYLKRGIEVKAKIVGLDERESGVRAYLNFGHTLGHALEAHAGFGNLTHGEGVMCGMVYALLLSKKLVGLDFDLDSFINWIERLGYQWKIPSSTQFDTIYELMKRDKKSVANKPVFVLLKSIGEPVLTAVDVPVLRETFYMMS